Proteins encoded by one window of Lathyrus oleraceus cultivar Zhongwan6 chromosome 1, CAAS_Psat_ZW6_1.0, whole genome shotgun sequence:
- the LOC127100423 gene encoding transmembrane 9 superfamily member 8-like, translating to ILVWVSVPLVFVDNYIGFRKPAIENPVKTNKIPRQIPEQAWYMNLAFSALIGGILPFGAVFIELFFILTSIWLNQFYYIFGFLFLVFIILVVTCAEITIMLCYFQLCSEDYLWWWRSYLTSGSSALYLFLYATFYFFTKLEITKLVSAIFYFGYMLIASYAFFVVTGTIGFYACFWFTRLIYSSVKID from the coding sequence ATATTGGTTTGGGTCTCTGTTCCACTTGTTTTCGTGGATAACTATATTGGTTTCAGAAAACCAGCAATTGAGAATCCTGTGAAGACAAACAAAATCCCAAGGCAGATCCCTGAGCAGGCCTGGTACATGAACCTAGCCTTCTCCGCTTTGATTGGAGGAATACTTCCATTTGGAGCTGTTTTCATTGAACTTTTCTTTATCCTTACCTCAATCTGGTTGAATCAGTTCTACTACATCTTTGGGTTCCTCTTTTTGGTCTTCATCATCCTTGTTGTCACTTGTGCTGAAATAACCATTATGCTCTGCTACTTCCAGTTGTGCAGTGAGGATTACTTGTGGTGGTGGCGTTCATACCTTACTTCTGGCTCATCTGCGCTATACCTCTTTCTTTATGCAACATTCTACTTCTTCACCAAGCTTGAAATCACAAAGTTGGTGTCTGCAATATTTTACTTTGGATACATGCTTATAGCTTCTTATGCATTTTTTGTGGTAACCGGTACTATTGGATTCTATGCATGCTTTTGGTTCACAAGGCTCATCTACTCTTCAGTCAAAATTGACTAG
- the LOC127100430 gene encoding transmembrane 9 superfamily member 8 — ILVWVSVPLVFVDSYIGFRKPAIENPVKTNKIPRQIPEQAWYMNLTFSALIGGILPFGAVFIELFFILTSIWLNQFYYIFGFLFLVFIILVVTCAEITIVLCYFQLCSEDYLWWWRSYLTSGSSALYLFLYATFYFFTKLEITKLVSAIFYFGYMLIASYAFFVVTGTIGFYACFWFTRLIYSSVKID; from the coding sequence ATACTGGTTTGGGTCTCTGTTCCACTTGTTTTCGTGGATAGCTATATTGGTTTCAGAAAACCAGCAATTGAGAATCCTGTGAAGACAAACAAAATCCCAAGGCAGATCCCTGAGCAGGCCTGGTACATGAACCTAACCTTCTCCGCTTTGATTGGAGGAATACTTCCATTTGGAGCTGTTTTCATTGAACTTTTCTTTATCCTTACCTCAATCTGGTTGAATCAGTTCTACTACATCTTTGGGTTCCTCTTTTTGGTCTTCATCATCCTTGTTGTCACTTGCGCTGAAATAACCATTGTGCTCTGCTACTTCCAGTTGTGCAGTGAGGATTACTTGTGGTGGTGGCGTTCATACCTTACTTCTGGCTCATCTGCGCTATACCTCTTTCTTTATGCAACATTCTACTTCTTCACCAAGCTTGAAATCACAAAGTTGGTGTCTGCAATATTTTACTTTGGATACATGCTTATAGCTTCTTATGCGTTTTTTGTGGTAACCGGTACTATTGGATTCTATGCATGCTTTTGGTTCACAAGGCTCATCTACTCTTCAGTCAAAATTGACTAG